In a genomic window of Nocardia fluminea:
- a CDS encoding HD domain-containing protein yields MTEHTSELDQAIAERLEPWTARLGADRKAYFHHVLRVLRTADLLFARSGEPGPLPSAREEFRTAATFHDLGIWAACTFDYLEPSCALAADWLIAHDREDIAELVAEMIRDHHRVRPAGGANDPVELFRRADLIDVTFGARRYGLPYAACSALMRRYPDSGFHFKLVELTVRRALIHPLSPLPMIRW; encoded by the coding sequence TTGACCGAGCACACAAGCGAACTCGACCAGGCGATCGCCGAACGACTCGAGCCGTGGACCGCCCGGCTCGGTGCCGACCGCAAGGCCTACTTCCATCATGTGCTGCGGGTACTGCGCACGGCCGACCTCCTGTTCGCCCGCAGCGGCGAGCCGGGGCCGCTGCCGAGTGCGCGCGAGGAGTTCCGCACCGCGGCGACCTTCCACGATCTCGGCATCTGGGCAGCGTGCACCTTCGACTATCTCGAACCGTCCTGCGCGCTGGCGGCCGACTGGCTGATCGCCCACGACCGGGAGGACATCGCCGAACTCGTCGCCGAGATGATCCGCGACCACCATCGGGTGCGACCGGCGGGCGGCGCGAACGATCCGGTGGAGCTGTTCCGGCGGGCCGATCTGATCGACGTGACGTTCGGCGCGCGGCGCTACGGCCTGCCCTACGCGGCCTGCTCCGCGCTGATGAGGCGGTACCCGGACAGCGGCTTCCACTTCAAGCTGGTCGAGCTGACAGTACGGCGCGCGCTCATCCACCCGCTCTCACCGCTGCCCATGATCCGCTGGTGA
- a CDS encoding acyl-CoA dehydrogenase family protein, translating to MAANRSSWMNEDLDALRDMTRAFMAKELVPNIDKYREQHHVDRDLWNKAGEVGLLCISIPEEYGGGGGTFAHEAVLMEEQARAVDTSWGISLHNGIVAHYILAYGTEEQKKQWLPKMASGEVVGAIAMTEPGTGSDLQAVKAKAIRDGDEYVINGSKTFITNGAQADLIILVAKTDPTQGASGVSLVLVEADREGFRRGRVLDKIGQKGQDTSELFFEDVRVPVTNLLGTQEGQGFIQLMQQLPQERLIVSMGAVAGMEVALDHTLRYTKEREAFGRPVFGFQNTKFKLAEVATEARIARVFIDDCVEKHIRGELDIPTVAMAKWWTTDKAMQIADTCLQLFGGYGYMNEYPIARMWVDNRVQLIYAGTNEIMKEIIARSL from the coding sequence ATGGCCGCCAATCGGTCCAGCTGGATGAACGAGGACCTGGACGCCCTGCGTGACATGACCCGCGCGTTCATGGCCAAGGAACTTGTCCCCAACATCGACAAGTACCGCGAACAGCACCACGTCGACCGCGACCTGTGGAACAAGGCGGGCGAAGTCGGCCTGCTGTGCATTTCGATCCCCGAGGAGTACGGCGGCGGTGGCGGCACCTTCGCCCACGAAGCCGTGCTCATGGAGGAGCAGGCTCGCGCGGTCGACACTTCGTGGGGCATCAGCCTGCACAACGGCATCGTGGCCCACTACATCCTCGCCTACGGCACCGAGGAGCAGAAGAAGCAGTGGCTGCCGAAGATGGCCAGCGGCGAGGTCGTCGGCGCCATCGCGATGACCGAGCCCGGCACCGGTTCCGACCTGCAGGCCGTCAAGGCCAAGGCGATCCGGGACGGCGACGAGTACGTCATCAACGGCTCCAAGACCTTCATCACCAACGGCGCGCAGGCCGACCTGATCATCCTGGTCGCCAAGACCGACCCCACCCAGGGCGCCTCCGGCGTCTCGCTGGTGCTGGTCGAGGCCGACCGCGAAGGTTTCCGGCGCGGCCGCGTGCTCGACAAGATCGGCCAGAAGGGCCAGGACACCTCCGAGCTGTTCTTCGAGGACGTGCGCGTGCCGGTGACCAACCTGCTCGGCACCCAGGAGGGCCAGGGCTTCATCCAGCTGATGCAGCAGCTGCCCCAGGAGCGCCTGATCGTGTCGATGGGCGCGGTCGCGGGCATGGAGGTCGCCCTCGACCACACCCTGCGCTACACCAAGGAGCGCGAGGCGTTCGGCCGCCCGGTGTTCGGTTTCCAGAACACCAAGTTCAAGCTGGCCGAGGTCGCCACCGAGGCCCGCATCGCGCGTGTGTTCATCGACGACTGCGTCGAGAAGCACATCCGTGGTGAGCTCGACATCCCCACCGTCGCCATGGCGAAGTGGTGGACCACCGACAAGGCGATGCAGATCGCCGACACCTGTCTGCAGCTGTTCGGCGGCTACGGGTACATGAACGAGTACCCGATCGCACGCATGTGGGTCGACAACCGCGTCCAGCTCATCTACGCGGGCACCAACGAGATCATGAAGGAAATCATCGCCCGGAGCCTGTGA
- a CDS encoding DUF4254 domain-containing protein produces MDTDGGGSTGRPGPEPVLPDRAQMMQAVCGVAGASDPVLSAAHELATLHERREQQIPGDTSEIDWARARLVCEIDRWVVIRSPTPATSAPMHTESIGAVVDRMAHFAALTYRALACGAESQLRAAQQRLHELACGYDDLITEVATGARRLPDGLDTDPPESDGTQQVREIPRNE; encoded by the coding sequence GTGGACACGGACGGCGGCGGTTCGACGGGACGACCCGGACCGGAACCGGTACTGCCGGACCGAGCACAGATGATGCAGGCGGTCTGCGGGGTCGCCGGTGCGAGTGACCCCGTCCTCTCCGCCGCCCACGAACTGGCCACGCTGCACGAACGCCGCGAACAGCAGATACCCGGCGACACCAGCGAGATCGACTGGGCGCGTGCGCGTCTGGTCTGCGAGATCGACCGCTGGGTCGTCATCCGCTCCCCCACCCCCGCCACCTCGGCACCGATGCACACCGAGAGCATCGGCGCCGTCGTGGACCGCATGGCCCATTTCGCCGCCCTCACCTACCGCGCACTGGCCTGCGGCGCCGAATCCCAGCTCCGCGCCGCCCAGCAACGCCTACACGAATTGGCCTGCGGCTACGACGATCTCATCACCGAAGTCGCCACCGGCGCCCGCCGCCTACCCGACGGCCTCGACACCGACCCACCGGAAAGCGATGGCACACAGCAGGTCCGCGAGATACCACGCAACGAATAG
- a CDS encoding Rv3235 family protein, with product MRASCPQAAPAAETSATAKRFTEQVLRLLLEVVDRRRSSTHLRAYTDARALAAVNTMLAQDSAPGRTLGSATLTRVKLTPTQDGAAEVFASYQRGPRTLAIAGRIESTKDSWRLVAVRMF from the coding sequence GTGCGTGCGTCCTGCCCGCAGGCAGCGCCCGCCGCAGAGACTTCCGCCACCGCGAAGCGATTCACCGAGCAGGTGCTCCGGCTGCTGCTGGAAGTGGTCGACCGGCGCCGATCGTCCACTCACCTGCGCGCTTACACAGACGCGCGAGCGCTCGCCGCCGTCAACACCATGCTCGCGCAGGACTCGGCCCCCGGCCGGACCCTCGGCAGCGCCACCTTGACCCGCGTGAAACTCACCCCCACGCAGGACGGCGCCGCCGAAGTCTTCGCCTCGTATCAGCGTGGCCCGCGCACGCTGGCTATCGCAGGCCGCATCGAGTCGACCAAGGACAGTTGGCGTTTGGTGGCGGTACGGATGTTCTGA
- a CDS encoding DUF72 domain-containing protein: MRELRMGCAMWTHPQWQQRLPPPGERLRAYAGHCGAVEGNTTFYATPSASTVESWARQTAPDFRFVVKPPRAVTHERRLVDASAELGAFLDVMAPLGPRVHALWIQLPASFGPTDLGALARFQRELPDGLRCAVEVRHPAFFEDERASVQLERVLGRIGAEWVPFDTTVLFDGPPGDPSEYEARAKKPRVPRRMRALTEYPIVRYHGRADTDRTVAGWQPWVETVASWLREGRSPTVFVHTPDNAAARGLARRFHDEVRALVPDLPAQPAPESDEPMTLF, encoded by the coding sequence GTGCGTGAGCTGCGGATGGGGTGTGCGATGTGGACGCATCCGCAATGGCAGCAGCGGTTGCCCCCGCCGGGTGAACGGTTGCGCGCCTACGCCGGGCACTGCGGTGCGGTCGAGGGCAACACCACGTTCTACGCGACACCGTCCGCGTCCACCGTCGAGTCGTGGGCGCGCCAGACCGCGCCCGATTTCCGGTTCGTGGTCAAGCCGCCGAGGGCGGTGACGCATGAGCGCCGGCTCGTCGACGCGAGCGCCGAACTGGGGGCGTTTCTCGACGTGATGGCGCCGCTCGGCCCGCGGGTGCACGCGCTGTGGATCCAGCTGCCCGCGTCGTTCGGCCCGACCGATCTCGGCGCCCTCGCGCGTTTCCAGCGTGAGTTGCCCGATGGACTGCGGTGCGCGGTGGAAGTGCGTCATCCGGCGTTCTTCGAAGACGAGCGGGCCTCCGTGCAACTGGAACGGGTGCTCGGTCGGATCGGGGCCGAATGGGTGCCGTTCGACACGACGGTCCTGTTCGACGGGCCACCGGGAGATCCGTCCGAATACGAGGCACGGGCGAAGAAGCCTCGCGTGCCGCGCCGGATGCGGGCGCTGACCGAGTACCCGATCGTGCGCTACCACGGGCGCGCCGACACCGACCGCACCGTCGCGGGCTGGCAGCCATGGGTGGAGACCGTCGCGAGCTGGCTGCGCGAAGGTCGCTCGCCGACGGTCTTCGTGCACACTCCCGACAATGCCGCGGCGCGCGGTCTGGCTCGCCGCTTCCACGACGAAGTCCGCGCGCTCGTTCCCGATCTCCCCGCGCAGCCGGCACCTGAGTCCGACGAACCGATGACGCTGTTCTGA
- a CDS encoding MFS transporter, with protein MAILTTERPSAVSVSRAWLGVSAAMVAIAWGGNEFTPLLVMYKAHGLALTAVDLLLFYYVLGIVPALLIGGPLSDRFGRRPLMLPAPLIAAAGSLLLAAGADSVPMLAAGRMLCGVALGLAMAVGGSWLKELSQPPFAAATTGKGARRSAMSLTAGFALGAGVAGTLAQWGPLPDSTAYLVNAALCVATAFWVARTPETVTRPGEPGRLRDDLRIPAAGHRRFLRVAVPIALWLFTANATAYAVLPTLMLPRVQQAPIAFSALVTMVTLGCGFTIQSVARRIDRPGTARAAVVALVLLTTGMVLAAWTAATLSIWVTLLTAVVLGSGYGIGLVAGLQQIERIAGPGDLAGLNAVFYSVSYLGFGVPAVLSALHSGLGFGYPAMYLVTAAIAAGCLALVAANYRERI; from the coding sequence ATGGCGATTCTCACCACCGAGCGGCCGAGTGCTGTCTCCGTCAGCCGCGCCTGGCTGGGCGTGTCCGCCGCCATGGTGGCGATCGCGTGGGGCGGCAACGAGTTCACGCCGCTGCTGGTGATGTACAAAGCCCACGGCCTCGCACTGACGGCGGTCGATTTGCTGCTGTTCTACTACGTCCTCGGCATCGTGCCCGCCCTGCTCATCGGCGGCCCGCTGTCGGACCGGTTCGGTCGCAGGCCGTTGATGCTGCCCGCACCGCTGATCGCCGCGGCCGGTTCGCTGCTGCTCGCGGCGGGCGCGGACTCGGTGCCGATGCTGGCGGCCGGGCGGATGCTGTGCGGTGTCGCGCTCGGACTCGCGATGGCGGTAGGCGGCAGCTGGCTCAAGGAACTGTCGCAACCACCGTTCGCCGCGGCCACCACGGGTAAGGGCGCCCGCCGGTCCGCGATGAGCCTGACCGCCGGGTTCGCTCTCGGCGCGGGCGTGGCGGGAACACTCGCGCAGTGGGGCCCGCTGCCGGATTCGACCGCCTATCTCGTCAACGCGGCGCTCTGCGTCGCGACCGCGTTCTGGGTGGCTCGGACACCGGAAACCGTGACCCGCCCGGGCGAACCGGGCAGGCTGCGCGACGACCTGAGGATTCCCGCCGCCGGGCACCGGCGATTCCTGCGGGTGGCGGTGCCGATCGCGCTGTGGTTGTTCACCGCCAACGCCACCGCCTACGCCGTGCTGCCGACGCTGATGCTGCCGCGCGTGCAGCAGGCCCCGATCGCCTTCTCCGCCCTGGTCACCATGGTGACGCTCGGCTGCGGATTCACCATCCAATCGGTAGCGCGCCGCATCGACCGCCCCGGCACCGCGCGCGCCGCGGTGGTGGCGCTCGTGCTACTCACCACCGGCATGGTCCTGGCCGCGTGGACGGCGGCCACCCTGAGCATCTGGGTGACGCTCCTGACCGCCGTCGTGCTCGGCAGCGGCTACGGCATCGGCCTCGTCGCCGGCCTGCAACAGATCGAACGCATCGCGGGCCCCGGCGATCTCGCCGGTTTGAACGCGGTCTTCTACTCGGTGAGCTACCTCGGATTCGGCGTGCCCGCGGTCCTGTCCGCACTGCACAGCGGCCTCGGTTTCGGCTATCCCGCCATGTATCTGGTCACCGCCGCGATCGCCGCGGGTTGCCTCGCGCTGGTAGCCGCGAATTACCGCGAGCGGATCTGA